The Caenorhabditis elegans chromosome I genome includes the window tttctaaattttatatgattttttgaaaattgaaaaaatcccagtttttgcctaattcctatttgaattaccgccaattggatttgttcgatggagcgcgcttgcacgtttttgaatatatttgttttattttttattattttccaccaatttttaatgttttcggtgtatttttgcttgaattttagagaaaagtcaaaataaatgcaaattttcgattaaaaagcaagcgtacaggcgtaaatcagtgaaattaattgattcaggttcgaaatcgtttaaaagcgttacgttttcatttttacgcctgtcgaaattttcgaaatttttcgaaatttttttcgaaatttttcatttattttgacttttttcaagcaattcaatcaaaaatacaccgaaagcattaaaaatcggtggaaaataacaaaaaataaaacaaataaatttaaaaacgtgcaagcgcgctccatcgaacaaagccgattggcggaaattcgaataggaattaggcaaaaactgagattttttcaattttcaaaaaatcatataaaatctagaaattttttaacatttttttaatcatgatattcggtcattgtgacccctcaatttccccactagcgctactccacatttaaagattactgtagacagtctcgggttactgtagctgctATATGGCTTTAAAGCCACAtagttacagtaacccgagGACTGCCGACAGTAATTTAAACACTACGAATTCCTGTCTACAGTAATTCTGTCTTCAACTTGAGCGTCAATTTGCATTTGCACTGCTGCTAATTTGGAtattaaaggcgcacggatttattcagatgggtcCCGGCCAGggattggcaaaaattgatttttttggtttttttttttgaaaaaaaaagaaaattttctaaaaatgctgTTTTAGTCGgtctaatgaaaaaattgttttgttggagaaattcgattttaaaaatttttttgcccaattttttttaaaacacccctttctttgcatttttcaacgaattaGCTATGttttagtggttttttttcgaattttttttcttgaggCAAAAATACGATGcatttctacagtaatcctccaGAAGAATCTGAATAAATCCGTGCGCATTTAATGCCAAAATTCTGCGAAATTACGATGATGCATTTGTACAGTAACCTCATAAAAATTGGGCGCttgctacagtaatcctcctTAAGGAAAGGTAGGTACAGTACCTTCGAATAGCCGAATCCAAAATCCATGGGATATTCGTGGCGCCTAGGACGAGAATTCCGTCATTGTTCAGGCCGACACCCTGCATTTGAACCATGAATTCGGTCTTGATGCGTCGTGCACTTTCACTTTCGTTATCCGAACGGGCCGAGCAGAGCGAATCGATCTGTGTAAAATGCGAATTTAATCACAATTAGAGGTGTGGACTACGCGctcaatgggaaaattattttaaaacacgcctatgagGTCACAAAGatcgaatatcataataaaaaaaattcgaaaaaatttcaaaattttatatgattttttttgaaaattggattggatttgttcggtggagcgcgctaaaaaaaacaatttttgagtcgGAAATGGGCGGGGCTTTTGTACTTCaaaactccgcccatttccgactcaaaaattgctttttttttttgcatttttcacattttaacggatttttgttttctgtaaATGTGGCGGTAATTAAAgatgtcaaaaattcaaatttttgcaataattttttacaaaaagagATGGGTggtgacgtcattttcgaaaattccattcaaaaagaaatcaaaattagcctaaaaatcgatgatttcacatgaattattgatttttttaacggaaaaatgtccgaaaaacgcaaaaatctcagaaatggatgacgtcattttcgagatttttgtgtttttcggacattttccgttaaaaaatcaataatttatgtgaaatcatcgatttttaggctaattttgatttctttttaaattgaattttcgaaaatgacgtcacccacccctttttttttaaattgaatttttgacatcTTTAATTACCGCCACATttacagaaaacaaaaatccgttaaaatgtgaaaaattcaatttttgagtcaGAAATGGGCGGGGCTTTTGCATTCCaaaactccgcccatttccgactcaaaaaaatttcatttttttaaaaaataatttttcacattctaacggtttttccccgttttttcctgtcaaatttttcagatttgcagattttcaggcgaggcctacctacctacctcatcaataaaaataatcgATGGCTTGTGCTCGCGGGCCAACGCAAACAGATTCTTGACAAGCTTCTCCGACTCGCCGAGCCATTTCGACATCAAATCGGACGAGGAAATCGAGAAGAACGTCGATTCGCCGGCCTCGGTGGCGACGGCTTTTGCAATGTACGATTTACCGGTTCCCGGTGGTCCGAAGAGCAAAATTCCTTGCCACGGCTTGCGGtttcctgcaattttttttttgaaatcaattttttctgacaagTTTTAGGGAATTTTCTgggttgatttttcaatttttttaaaataaaaatcgacatttttcgattatttcggaaaaaaaacatctaaaattctttgaagttctggaaaaaatcgcacactttataaaattttagattttttttgaaaaaaaactcacaattttcccaacttttcaaaaaaaaagagatggGCAAATTAGCCGATTTACCCGAGATGGGCAAACTTGCCGATACCGAAAAgagcaaatttgccaaatttgccaatttaggCGAGATGGGCAAATATGCCGATTTAGCCGAGATggacaaatttgccgatttaggCGAGATGGGCAAATATGCCGATTTAGCCGAGATggacaaatttgccgatttaggCGAGATGGGCAAATATGCCGATTTAGCCGAGATGGGCAAATTAGCCGATTTACCCGAGAtgggcaaatttgccgttactgaaaagagcaaatttgccaaatttgccgatttaggCGAGATGGGCAAATATGCCGATTTACCCGAGAtgggcaaatttgccgataccgaaaagtgcaaatttgccaaatttgccgatttaggCGAGATGGGCAAATATGCCGATTTAGCCGAGATGGGCGAATTAGCCGATTTACCCGAGATGGGCGAATTTTCCGAATTCGCCGATTCAACCGGGATGGGAGAATTTGCCCATTTAGCCGAGATggacaaatttgccgatttaaccgagattggcaaattttccgatttagCCGAGCTGGGCaaagttgccaaatttgccgatttaacCGAGATGGACaaagttgccaaatttgccgatttaatCGAGGCtggcaaattttccgattcAACCGAGATGGGCAATTTCACCAAATTCGCCGATTTAACCGAGATGGGCAAATTTcccgaatttgccgatttagTCGAGAtgggcaaatttgccgaatctACCGATTTAGTTGAGATGggcaattttgccgaatttgccgatttagTCGAGTtgggcaaatttgccgaatttgcacCACATCCCTGATACGGATTCTGCCACGTCATTCAGAGCTTCACCCCCCGAAGAACATCcccattttccaatttcccagAGCCAATCCATTCAGTTTCCCatctccgtttttttttacttcaaaaaaaaacttaatcaAAAATGGGGGCTGCTGCCCGCCGTCGCCTTGTGAGAAGAAGAGCGgatgccccccccccccccccccccatgtGCCGAAAatagacacacacacacacacttctGCGGGTCCGTGcgctttttctcttttttttctcaattttcttttgtCTGAATCTCCATGTGCATGCCTCTCTTGCCAGGAGAGCAACAGCACCTCCTAATCGATAGACTCGAAAAGAGAGTGCCCACCGCTGCTGGAGAGGGAGCCACCACCAAGCTCTAGGGTGTGTGGAGCAGCGGACAGAAGAGAGGAGCAGGAGAGACGGAGAAGTGTGTGGCTCAGCAGAAGAGCAGCAGAAGAGCAGCAGAAGCATGTGTGTGTGTCCCAACAACGGCTCACACAAcaactcacacacacacaaaaacacTCTCtatcccattttttttctcgtctcTTCTCCCCCTGCCTCTGGCTCCCACAAGGCGTCATCTGGAGAGAAGAACGAAgtgtctgtgtgtgtgtgtgtgtgtagtCAATTCCAATAGGCTCATATTCACTCATTCTTTACCGAGTTCTTCTTCactttctccaaaaaaaaatgtacggCTTCTTCAACTCATCGGAAATCGACGAAGAGTACTACAACTCGACACACACCTCTGCACCATCACCGATTCTCGCTCTGATATTCACAATTATTTGCATTATCGGAGTGATCGGAAATGCATCACTGCTCGTGTACATCTTCGCCAAGAAGCTCTACCAAAACTTTATCTCGTCTCGATTCATCGGACACTTGTGCTTCACCAACTTGATCGCGTTGCTCGTATTGGTGCCGGTGATCATTCATAACGTGTTCACCGGTGTCAACTTGCTTCAGGACAGCAATATGTTGTGTCGGATTCAGGTAACAGAGACGTTTTCCGCTgtcacgtggagtcagaaagtcccatttcgctttgatctacgaaaaatgcgggaggtgagacgcagacatctcaactgattgctaggcgaaaaattcccgcattttttgtagatcaaaccgcagtGAGActgcctgacaccacgtgcggtttaaattgaaaattgcgaaaaattcgcaaatttCGCCGAAATTCTGTGATTTGTAGCTTTTggtttattcaaaattctgacTTTTGACCAAACTTTCggttcaaaattcattttttgaagataacaAATTGAGAATTGCCTGTATATCTCtagaaaaaaacagtgaatattttaaaaatattctgtcgtttgaaatttctgggaaATTCCTACATTACGAATTTTCACCAAttctttcggaaaaaaaaacgtcttttCGAGATAGAAATTCTTTGAAGCTGAACTGAATAGACTTGATGTACCATgccacacgtggtgtcagagtgtctcatttcggtttgatctacgtagatctacaaaaaatgcggaagaagcgacgcagagttctcagaacgtactgacgtcacatttttctgggcgaaaaattcccgcattttttgtagatcaaaccgtgatgggacataCTATGTGTGACAATCGCAGTCTTCTCCTATCGGGGAAAATTCGCgaaatggaatttttagtAGATCACACAgctttttcaagttcaaataAAGCTCAGTAGCCTGAAGCTTTAAGCTATCTCAGAACCATGCCGGAAAAGctttcaaattggaatttttcacaattcacGCAATTTTCTGCTTGTTTTACTAAACAGAAGCATTTTCCAGGTCTCCATAACCGTCACCGTCTGGACCGTCATCGCCATGATGAACCTCTGCATCGCCGGTGTTCATCTGCTAACGTTCGCCCGCATCCACTACGAGCAACTTTTCGGCCTGACACCCACCAAACTATGCATCTTGTCGTGGATAATCTCCTGGCTCCTCTCTCTACCGTCTCTAACCAACGGCCACGTGGCGATCTACGGCCCAGCGGTCCGAACTTGCGTCTTCTCACACTCGGACTCTGGCCTAAAATTCTTGACGTACACCATGATCTTCGGCGTGTTCATTCCGGCCTTATTCTCGTCGATCGCCTACTTTCGAATTCTACAGACTCTATTTCATAGTCCAATTGTGTTCCAGTCGCTGGGCTTGTACAAGAGCAGATTCCTCGTGTATTTCTTCCTTTTGGGGTGAGTTTTAAGGccttagactcaaaattgactgaaaacaccgaatttcataatgaaacttcttgaaaactccTCAAAATAGTTATGAcgcctcaaaaaatggcctaaaattagttagaattagaaatttgatctacttgttaagcggctggaaactatctttttttttcaaattttaccgtcaaattttgagtatacaatgtaattTCGGAACACGTttcaattatcttgcgttttcaactcaatccaggtattttaaagtcgatggacggcgagatttggtttaaaaaatttaaaaatctcgccgtccatcaactttaaaatacctaaatcgagttgaaaacgcaagataattaaaaCGTGTTCCGAATTTACattttatactcaaaatttgacggtaaaatttgaaaaaaaaagatagttTCCAGCCACTTGACAAGTAGATCAAATTTCTAATtctaactaattttaggccatttttgagctgtcataacttttttttgagaagtattcaagaaattccattatgaaattcggcgttttcaggcaattttgagtctaataacacaataaaaaaaaggcCAAATCTCGTgttaaaacgaaaaattccaaaaaaaaaaaatatgtatatatattcATATTTCCAGTCCCCTCTACGCTCTGCCCTTCTACATCCTAACCGCCTTGGACCCGTCGGATCCCGTCCGAATGAGTCAGGACACACTGTGGACCATCGGATGCACCATGTTCGCCTTCGTACCGTGCATCATCGCTCCGTTGCTCTACGGAGCCAGCATTTTCATCATAAAGGAGGAGGATATGGCTCTGACGGCGAGGACTCACACCAAAACCGGCACCGGAGCCTATCACCACGTCGCACATCAGCACAATATGCAGGCTCAGCTGATTTGATCTGCTTTTCCCCCGCGCTTGCCAAAAAACGCCCATATCTTGCCCATTTTctccccaaaaaaaataatgccaTTTCCCTTATAAAGTCCCGGTCATTCCAAACCACTTCCCCACATGGAGACagagaaagtcccatttcgctttgatctacaaaaaatgcgggagttgagagacgcagagttcccaactgatttcgtatggttaagaacgtggtgctgacgtcacaatttttctgggcgaaaaattcccgcattttttgtagatcaaaccgcaatgagactaCCTGACACCACGTACTTCCCGATAGTCTTTTGTATAgtgtcattttttcaatttttgaaatttccgcgAATGTTGTATTGCAAAATAAATCGTAtatatatttcagatttttcaaaaaaaaagtacgtttttctgaaattgaggtcaaaattttcaatttttctcacggggttctggccttcctcgttgaatttttcgcgctaaaatcgagccgcgacgcgacacgcaacgcgccgtaaatctaccccagatatggccgagccaaaatggcctagttcggcaaaaactcttccatttcagtttatgagggaagccagagatCCATTTCCGCTTGATCTACGgcgatctacgaaaaatgcgggagagaagcgacgcagagttctcaactgatttcgcatatTGCTGACACGTCATTTTCAGgacgaaaaattcccgcattttttgtagatcaaaccgtaatgggacacgTGAAACTCCAAATTAAAGACGCATGCATTTTTTTcttggcgagacccatcgggaggttttttttccgaatatgtaataattgtttttttttcaaaaatccattcTCCTTcaattttgttataaaaataGACATTTCGGAGGTTTTCGCTAATTTTCCGGGGAAAATTCGCagttttttggcggaaaatcgGTTAACTGGGGgggatttttgcaaattttcaggtgaaattttgcaaaattttactAAAACTGGAGATTTTTTGCGGGAACCagtgaaatttccgaattttctccgaaaaaccgcctaatttatcgatttttaggcaaggaaatcggcaaaaacctgaaaaactgcaatttcttccgaattttatttaaaaaatcgtttttttttttttggggagaaaattgaaaattaacccaaattttcaccaa containing:
- the npr-23 gene encoding G-protein coupled receptors family 1 profile domain-containing protein (Confirmed by transcript evidence); protein product: MYGFFNSSEIDEEYYNSTHTSAPSPILALIFTIICIIGVIGNASLLVYIFAKKLYQNFISSRFIGHLCFTNLIALLVLVPVIIHNVFTGVNLLQDSNMLCRIQVSITVTVWTVIAMMNLCIAGVHLLTFARIHYEQLFGLTPTKLCILSWIISWLLSLPSLTNGHVAIYGPAVRTCVFSHSDSGLKFLTYTMIFGVFIPALFSSIAYFRILQTLFHSPIVFQSLGLYKSRFLVYFFLLGPLYALPFYILTALDPSDPVRMSQDTLWTIGCTMFAFVPCIIAPLLYGASIFIIKEEDMALTARTHTKTGTGAYHHVAHQHNMQAQLI